The Salvia miltiorrhiza cultivar Shanhuang (shh) chromosome 2, IMPLAD_Smil_shh, whole genome shotgun sequence DNA window TACAATTAATAACTAAAACATCAATTCAAGAATTGACCAATGACTTAAGCATAGTTTTACTCAACTATCCCAAGTAAGTAACTTCAAATATGTAATCATATATGAATCTCAACTTTGaaatatcatataaaatcaacctctttaaagaaaaatacaagCTTTACATTTTTAGAAATCACTCAAagtctatttttattataaagttacaaaaatacaatACATCAAGTGTATGAGAAGTTATATCACGAAAGGCAGAATCTGCCACTGAACTTTGCTGCTTTGTGCAGTACATTTCAGAAACTCGTTTGACACATCTAATGGTCTCGGATTTAGCTGAAATTTTGTAGAAACTTACTACTCATGATAAAGTTATTAcagtaaaaatttcaagttatttgAACCACGGGAACACTCTCAAAAGTATCCCTCAATACCCTGTCCTGTACAGCCAAGAACTGACAGCAGGGGTATCTCTTACTTCAACTCAACAAAATACATATCTTGGCTAAATAAAGTGATGTAGGGCTCAAATATACATCATCTTACTACATACTAGCATGCTTGAAATCCTCCAATTTATATCATATAGTTTATTTTACAATCTCAAGAGTACAATTAtacaagcttcaaacatatggCTATCTTACATCAAGAATTCCCAAATCCACTTAAACTAACAAAATCAATCTCACAAACTATGTGATGTAAACTCATAATTTACTCATATATGACATAATTCCAACTCAAGAACACATATATGAGTCCAATTATTCAAGAAcataatcataactctcaaccTCAAACCTAGGGTTCATACTAACTTGAGTAAACTCGAAATCAAGTAAGAATTAATACAATTAACTAGCATAATCATGCTTAGGAACATCAAAGACGTACTATATCTCAATATTAAAGTCATACTTCAATTCTAGTATGAAATCCCCAAATTTTCGGAACCCTAGAATTCAGAACATAATTTTCTTCAAGCTAAAAtcatagagagatagagaatcgAAGAATTCACCTTTTCTTTCAAGGTATTGCAGCTACTACATGAAATTTCTCTACGAAATTGAACTTGAAGGAAGAAAATGGTGATTTTTGATTTCTTTTGGGGAGGGGAGATGGTCGACTGTTTTGGGGAGAAGAAAAGGAAATGAATCTCCTCAAAACTAATATATACAGTACTTTACAATAAATAAATGCTTATCTcaaacattaaaaatttaaatccaATTATAGAAATGAGCAATATAATTCAAACCTCATTTCCCTTACTGATCGGCCCATTTGGGGTTTGTagaagaaataaataataagaggaAAACTTGGCTTTTCCTATAAGCCTTATTTTGTGGCCCTcaaaatttgatcaaataaaaataagaataaattagaaaagCAATTCTCTACACTAATATGACTCACGAAACTTGTGCTCCAAGCTCAAGTAGTATTTGATAgctatctaaattaataaattattatacacTCCATGAAATATAATacaattctatatatatatactaaattTACTCAAACTAGTAAGAATTCAAATCCAAATCTCAAATTCATGGTTTAATAATAAATCATcactattaaaataagaaagctcatagataaataattaaatatcatcCGTCACTTCAATTAGTCGAGCAATAAAtcgactaataatatttcatatttatcaccattctcatctctgaaaataataaaataatccctTTAACTAGGAATTATAAACTTGCTTCCAAGTATGAAAATAATAAAGGATGCAAGAATACTTAACTTTTCAAATTATACAATCACTGAATTAAAAGCTCCGGGTAATATAAAAATGTCTCATCTCATCTCTGTGATtctacttctctttcttcttctagataatagaaaatagaaaataatattaataatataatctATAGTGAAAATGTCGGGTGTTACATTGGGACTCCAGCTGCAGGGAATCAGAGGGAaaatgtcagagcagagaaactaAAAGGTAAATACCAAACATCACCAAGGTAAAGATaaatgcagggtacctgaatCCACAATTGGCCGATGCTGCTGGCCAATCTCGCCCTCTTCATTTTCACGGTTGCCTCCCGATCCTTGGGATGGATTTGGGTAAGCAATTTTCGTACAAAGTCTCATCCCTTCATGGACGAGACGAGCTTGGAACTAGAGGCCTCCGATGCCTCTGCAGTAAGGGCAAGAAGATTGCCCTCTTCGGCATCCACGGAGGCAGTCTCCGTTTCATCTGCCGGTTCCCCCTCCGCCGCCAGCGTACTCCCTTTTTGAAGGGCTTCCCTCCTCCTCTTCTCTCCAAGGGACACCAAGGTACCCTTCCTCTTTTTTCTTGTGAATGCAGGAATAGGGATGTCTTGGGCCTTCTCGGGAGTGGGAGCATCTTTGGAAATGTCCACTACGGGGATAACACCCCCAAAAATAGTGGATCCTCCCTCCGCCCTGTGGGAGCCAGAGCTCGAGCCGCCAGCCCTCTGACTGTCTGGGCTGAACATTGCCAAGACCTCCATGGATTTTTCCTTGCCTGGAGGGAGGCTTCGAGTAGGGGTGGTCGCCCCAGCAATGTCAAACATCGTCCGAGAGGTGTCCATCTCAGAGCCAGCGGGTTGCTCTGGTGTGTCTGCCCTGGAGCTGGTGTCTCCAGAGCCCTGCCCCCTGGTGCCAGAGGGACGGTCAGCCGAAAGAATGGATCGGCACTTCTGTCTACACGACATGCCTACAGACAAACAACGTTATATTATCAGAATCAGGGTAATGACAATACATATACTTATTAACACGTGATATTACCTATAGCTGTGCGTGGATACAGGGGGAATAAGTCATTGTCTGCTAGAGCCGAGTTGTTATCAGTGAGCTGTTTGCAGGGGAAAGGCTTTTTGTTATTAAGGGCGTTAAGGTTGGCTATCACCCCTAGATCAAAATCACTGGGGGTTCCTTGGGAAGCAGGCTTATGCTTGGTACGAATGTCATGCTATTTTAGTTCTTGGGCACCGTATTGGCGCCAAGTGCCAGTGGAAGTCACCACGAAACAATAATAGGGCAGGAAGCCCTTATCATAAGAATTTAGGGAGTTGAGGAAGGTGGTGGGATACGTTTTACGGGCGGCGAAGCTATACGGGGGACCACCCTGTAATCTCAGGGATTGGGTCTGAAGGAATAGTTTTTGGTGTCTTCGACACCATGAGCTCTACACAAAATATGGAAGCAAAATAACCTCCGAAGAGCGGAGGGGCTACTTGGTAAAATGGAATTTGGAAATAATTACAAACCTCCACTAAGAGTGGAGGAGGAGGAAGTCTCAGTCCGGCGTCAATCTGGACCCGCCATATGGCCGCCGTATTCATCTGCATCCTACGGAATGGCTCTAAAGCTTTGGACTGGGGTTCAAACCTTACGCCGGCAGGGTTTCTACACGTTGCGACCATCCTGTTTAGGTCCGCGACATCCAGCCTGGAGTCGGGAATGGGCTTCGGCATCTtaggagggggagggggagatTCAGGGGAGGCCCAAGGGTCCTGGGGATTCGGAGGAACATAAGAAGTTGGAGGGTCCTAGGGGTTCGGGAGATCGGGAGAAGAAGGAGGAGAAGCCGGGGGACTAGGGGAAGGAGAAAGGGAGAAAATAGGACGGTCGGCGGATGAAGAGGCCATGGATGATTATAACCTAGGGTTTTCAAGCTCTGAAAGAGAGCACCAACAAATTCAATATAATCAACCCACGCTGAACACAAGTACCAGGGGAGAGGATGTAGGATTTACCTAGGTCTGCGGTTGAAACTGAGGAAGACTAATTGCAAGGTTTTCGCCGGAATCAGGAAAGGAATGCCGCCGGAAAAATTTGGGAGTAGTTGAAGCGTATGAAACAAgagtgaagaagatgaaaagtgaaAATTGAGTTTGAATCCACTCAAGTATTAACCTACGCAGGCAACAGCAAAGTAGCGGGATGAACAACACGTGGCATTGGGGAAAGGATCGACGGTTGAGGGTTTCTACGGAAAAACGAAAAGACGAAAGGGCTGAAAAGGTAACCTCGAGATACGGAAAAGTATACTGCAAAAAGGCGGGCATTTAATGCAAATGACGTCAGCAATGCGGGCGAACACTCCGActagaccagaggggggagtagttgttgaggagtaatatatgcagagcagatgAATGAACTTGGACAGAGGCATCTCTCGGGTCAGAGGAACGGGATCAGTCAGAGGAATGGGCTCCGTCAGAGGAACGGGCTCCGTCGGAGGAACGGGCTTGATCAGAGAAATCACTGAAGTCAGGGGGGTGACTTACCCACAAGATAGTCAACGGTAAAAGTGACCACTTCACCCGGaaagcgccagagcagaggaatcgctcgTTCACAGAGTAATCCAAGGCTTCGCGATATGTACGTTTCTCTGTCTTTGAACAGGGGAATGAGCAAAGGCAGATGAAATTACCATCGTGCCCCTGACCATGCGGGGAGCATGACTGCTAagatgaaattactattttacccctcgaatgtactctataaataccccatGCACCCATATTGTGTATTTTTCACGTGTTCTCTATTAATACAACAGCAAACTTACTTTCTCTCAGCAATTCGACTCTATTATCTCAATTTCCACGATCAACACTAGGTAAAACTCATAATCTAACCATAATTCATCGATTAAAACGTTACCCACTCAATCACGATTTACCAGAAACCAACACACAAGAAATATAGACTTAAGGAGTTAAGTTCAAGCAACAATGCAATTGAAACTAACCAACATCTTTATGAATGCACACAGGAAAGACAATCAAGCATGAAGAAATGTAAAGCAAGTAAAACTAAACTTTTCCTACAGTCATCAACGAGTTCAAAGCCAAATTCAACAGCACGCATATCTCATTCAACATCCAATAAAAAATAACTAAGTATCATTCTCCATAATCAATCTAACAAGcaaaatcaagaaaacaatCGATAGATTCTAGGGCAACAATTCAAATACAATTTCACAATTACTAGAGCGGATCAACGGATATAAGATTAGGGAAAACAACGAAATTAACAAATCAAACAAGCATAGATTATCAAGAGCAAcgaaattaattaactaaatgAAAGATTCATCAAACTCAAGAGCAAACAAGGAACACTAAGCAAATCAATTGAAATAAGAGGAAATCCTTACATTCATCCAATGACACTTCAATCCAATGAATACCAAAATCACACGAGGTTTAGAGCATGATTTTCTCTAAAAAACTAAAGGGGGAAGCGGTAAAAATCGCCTTGGAGGCTGTAAGAATGGAAGATGCTCAAGAAAACCCAAAAAATGGGTTTTATTCCCGAAATCCATAATTGTCGAAACTACAGGGGGCGACGGCCGCCTACCCCCTTCGCAAAATATGCACGGAGGGCGGCGTAGGGCGGCAAGCAGTGCTGGCGGCGGGCACCGTGAGGCGGCGGTGGCCATGCTGTTGCTTCCAAAAGTACGCCCAAAGCTTCCCGAAACGCCTGATAACCATGACaacctgcaaaaaaaaaaaaaaaaaacacaaaaagcAATCGAGCAAGTATAAAATGACACTAGAATGCACGAGGCATGCTCGAATACGCATCAAACAATCCCCAAATAACACCCAAAAATGAGGTAAACAACACGCATGACACAGACTCCTGCACATGTGATTTTGTCTATACTTTGCAAAATGTATACTTAACTATATCGTTAGTTATAGTTTATTTAGTTTAAATTTTCAGCGAATTTTAgtttagggttaaggtgcagataggcccctatATCGTATTGCTCTCCATAGTCAACATTGAATCAAATAGGCCCCTCAAAGTTCGAAAAATCAAACAATTAAACCCATTAGACTAATAGACGTTTGACCCcgttagtcaattttttttaattcaaatgtGTGGGGCCCACCTGTAACATTTACGGTGGAGCAAGGCTGCATCGTCCGTGAGATCGAGCCGGTTTACCCGCCGGAGAACCAGACGCAGTTCGCCATGGCCTACTACATCATCAACTACTCCAAGCTCCGCATTTGGGAGATATAAATCGCGAATTAGGGTTTCAAAATTCACcgaattagttaattaattgcaGCAATTAAAAGTTGCATGTTTGAATTGAACTGCAGTTTGTGGAGTACAACAAGATGATCTACTTGGACAGAGATATTCAGGTGTTCGAGAACATCGACCATCTCTTCGACATGGATAACGACTACTTTTACATTGTGATGGACTGCTTCTGTGAAAAGTCGTGGAGCCACATGCCGTAGTTCTAGATCGGCTACTGCCAACCGAGCCCGGTTCCTGGGCCCGAAGCCACCCAAGTACTTCAACGCCGGAATGTTCATCTTCGAGCTGAGCCTGCCGACTTACCAGGACCTGCTGCAGACGCTGAAGATCGCGGAGGCGACGCCCTTCGCGGAGCAGGACTTCCTCAACATGTTCTTCCGCGACGTCTACCGCCCCATCCCCAACATCTACAACCTCGTGCTGGCGTAGCTCTGGCGCCACCCCGAGAATGTACACCTGGACGAGGTCAAGGTGGTGCACTACTGCGACACCAATCCAAGCCGTGGCGCTACACTGGCGAGGAGGAGAATATGGACCGCGATGACATCAAGATGGTGGTCGATAAGTGGTGGGacatttgaattaaaataataataaaaattgactgACGGGGTCAAACGACCGTTAGTCAAATGAGTTTAATCGTTTGATTTTTCGGACTTTGGGGGTCTATTTGATCTAATGTTGACTTTGGATAGCAATATACCATAGGGGTCTTTACTATATGAGCCTATTTGCATCTTAACCCTTTAGTTTATagtcttattttttatttattttgtgcaTATTCTAacatttaagaaaatattttattatgacCACAATCACATTGAAATTGTGGCGATAGTAGTTATTTGTCAATATTACACCTGAAACGATAATCGGTAACTACGAAACTAAAACATAATGTATTTTGCATTACATTAATGGAAATTATTTTATCGTAGATAGCTCATTGTTATTGAACTATCGATACGATTTAAATCACTTTAAAGTGgttgaaattaataaattagaTTCACATTTGACCTTAACCGGTTGAATTATTATAGGTCGACACGATAACAATTTGACTGGATCCAAGATGATGTGTCGGTCCGGTCTAAAACTAGAGGCAACGCGCGTAAGAGAGAGCGTGAGGTACTTTATGGAAGACGATAGTAAAGCAGAAAAAAAAGGCAGCAGAAAAGAAGATATGTCCATGTCTACCATCATCATTTTAGCCGGGCACTTTGCTCTTTCAAACCCACCCCTTCTCATTATCTCTCTCGCCAACccattctccctctctctctctctctctctctctctctctcactcacacacacacttttCATGCAATTGCAATTAATGCACCATCTTCACCCCCCAACAACAATCTTTCTGCTCCACTGCTTTTACCCCTCCTGCTAAATTTAAAGAACTCACATTTGCTTCATGCAGCAAAACTCGACCTTCAATCTCCCCGCCTGCAACAAGCAAGGTAAGCCCACCTCttgtttctctctctagatGCTTATTCCTCTTCTGGGCCTCCATGCCGCTTGCTAAAGATTCTGTTTTTTCCCTTCGATTTTGCAGAGCTGTCAAATTCTTCTATGTCGAGGGTTTTTGGAAATGTTTGATCTTTTTCTTGAATTTGGTCGTAGATGGCAGCTTTGAGCTTGAGATTCCTTTTTCACGCTTTTTCTTGGAATAGGGTTTTGATGAATTCATCTGCTGTTTGCTTTTGCGTCTTGGAATTCAATTTTTGTAGGATTCTGTGTTTGACGATTTCGCTTTCGCCCATTATTTTTGAACTCCCTTTTTTGCTTTTGTATTTTATCCCATTAGTCAAGAGAATGAAATTTCAAAGTTTGAACAAATGCATCTTTCTTCACTGCCTTCTTTCTCTTTGCCCTTTTCcctttatttctttatttttggtTTAGTATCAGTAAAGCTTAAACAATGTACATCCTTGTTTCTTTTCTTATAGATCTTGTTTGTGTGTGTTTGAATGTGTTATGTATCTTTATCCTATTTTAGATCTATGGTTGTCAAGAAAATTCCACACTTTTAGCTGTTTTCTTGTAAAACATTATCCTTTAATTTGATTAGAGAGGGTTAATTCCTTTTATCAGTCAACTTAGGTTGTTGATTGAATGGAGTTTGTGATGGAAAAAAATGCATTAGAAAATCGAAATGGTCAACTAATTCGGATTGCTTAAAGGTTTATCTTGTTTTATGCTTGTGTTTTGTGGTGGGAAATGTGACAACAATTTCAAGATTACTCTATGCTTCTGTCATCAAATATTATATTGGATGGTTGGGTTGTAAATACTAATAGCATGAAATCTTTCAACCTTGTTAAAATAATGAGAGATTCCTGTCAAAGGACAAGCAGTTAAGACAGCCTtgtgataattttttaattcacACTTCACATGCTAAATCTTTAAATTTTAGTGTTGTTGATTTTGGAGTTTACTTTCTTGCCTATTTTTATACATTGAAATGCTAAATGAGCAAACTTCACTGATTGAATGTCTTCTCTCTACTCTTTTCTAGCTGGCTTGGTTACCGGTCCACCTCGTCTTCAGCTGAGTTTGATGTTTGACTGAGAGAAAAAGGGATCCTAGAATCTATATTCAGAATCTTGTGACTCCTAACTGTCTTTTGCTTGGTCAAATACTATCTGATCTGTAAAATATAATTGAGATTCTTGTATGCCAAGAAGAAGGGGGTTGTTCTTCGATTTAATCCAGATGGTCTGTTGTTTCGCAGTCTGAGATAATGGGGGGTTGTGTCTCGATTAGTAGTCAGAGCACTTGTAGTAGCAGGAGTAATGGAGAGAGGATATCTCCTTCATGTTTGTGGATAGATATGTTTCGGCGCAAGAGAAGTAGGAGGACGTTTTCCGACCATGCCACCACTTTGCAACATCTCTCCTCTGTCCCTAACCGGATAATCACCAACGGGAGGAGCAGCAGTTCTTGCATATTCACTCAGCAAGGCCGGAAAGGCATAAACCAGGACGCTATGATTGTGTGGGAAGTAAGTCCCTTTTTTTGTTGGTTGAGTTGTCTTCATCTATTTCAGAagataatatcatattatttgATCTTGTGGATGTGCAGGATTTTATGGCAGAAGATGTTACCTTCTGTGGCGTCTTCGATGGCCACGGCCCCCACGGACATCTGGTGGCTCGTAAAGTTAGGGATACGCTGCCGCTAAAGCTCTCCTCTTTTATGAACTCCTCTGAATCAAAGAAGAATGGTTCGAGTGCGAATTGCTGCAATGGGAATGTGAAGTCAGATGTGGTAGATCCCGTGAAGGATACACCTGTCGAGGATAGAGTGGAGTCGTCGTGGAGAGAAGCTTTTCTGAAAGCATACAAGTCGATGGACAAAGAGTTGAGGTCCCATCCTAATTTGGATTGCTTCTGCAGTGGCAGCACCGCTGTGTCGGTTATAAAACAGGTATATGTTATAGCTTTGTCGATGTTTACATCAAAATTTGAATTCCACTTATATATCTGTTGAGCTTACCTTGAATTATTGAAGGGTCAAAATCTTTTCATCGGCAATATTGGTGATTCAAGAGCTATATTGGGATCTAAAGATAGCAACGATGCGATGGTGGCAATCCAATTGACAGTTGATCTAAAGCCTGATCTGCCTAGTATGTTCTTGTttgtttgtttccttttttgttttatttatgtgATTTTGAGTTATTAGGCGAACTTATGGTTGCTATTACTTGAAATAGAGGAGGCGGAAAGGATAAAAAGGTGTAAAGGTCGAGTTTTTGCTTTACAAGACGAGCCTGAAGTGCAAAGAGTTTGGCTGCCATTTGATGATGCCCCTGGTTTAGCAATGGCTCGAGCGTTTGGGGATTTTTGCTTGAAGGAATACGGAGTTATCTCCATTCCTGAATTCTCTCATCGGACTCTTACTGACCGAGACAAATTTGTTGTTCTTGCTTCAGATGGGGTGAGTCCATTTTTCTTTAAGCTATGATTTATGAGTTGTTTTTCTTTTCCTATTCCTTTGTTGAAATGTGTTTGTCACGACAAATGATGCTTATGATTCTTCACTTTTCGCCTTTAGATGCCTTAGCATTAGCACGTTAGTTCATTTAAAGATCGAGATTGTAGCTTGATTTAGAATCTTTCAAATGGCATTCACCATCTTCTTAGGCATAGGTTGAGCAAGTCTACTGCCACGATCTTCTTAAGCCGACTATTGGCGCAAAGCCATTTTTGAGAGTTAGATTAAACGAAACGGTTAATGAGTTTCTAGAGTTTGGTACTGCAACAGGGCATGGTTTCCTGCAATAAATGAAGTAACAATGCATTAATTTCAAAATGTTATCACCAAATGCAAGTTGTGAGAAATAAATAAGCAGCCATGCTTATGCAAATGGCAGCATGCCTCAGGTATTGCTTCTCGAACCAGTGAAATTAATTAGACGAGGGTCAAATCCCTCGTTTCATATCTTATTCGTTTGTCTGATGGATGTGCACATCGATTGGCTCTGCCTGCAATTGCTTGACTCGatattaagaaagaaaaaagttgtTTGAATGTGAGAAGAATTttcttgatttagtttcttctATTTGATTGCTTGGTATGAATTTTCTATTAAGGTTTAGCTGATTGTTCTTACTAGTAATGTTGGATTGTTTCCTCTACACATGAAACTCTGCAGCTGCATCTGTTTTAGGGGgtgtttatttcaatttatcAAACAATTTTGAGCTTGTTTGATCATGCAATCATACGTGTATTGTCAGTCGAATCTATCACTCAAAGTAAACGCCTCGTTAGTAAATCTCCTTCTCCGGTGCAGGTATGGGACGTCCTAAGCAACGAGGAGGTGGTCGAGATAGTATCATCGTCCCCAACGAGGTCCTCAGCTGCTCGGATCCTAGTCGAGCACGCCGCCCGTGAATGGAAGGCCAAGTATCCGACATCGAAGATGGACGACTGCGCCGTGGTCTGCTTGTTTCTAGACGGGAAGATGGACACGGAGTCCGACTACGAGGAGCAGGGCTTCTCCTCGGCAACCCTCCAGAGCAACCATTCCGGCAACGTCGTGGAATCGGACGACGGTGGCCAGCATCCCGAGCCGTGCCTGCAGCGGAACTTCACCGTCAGGTCGGCGGAGGACAACGAGCACTACAGCAGGGTGTCGGTCGAGGCGGACAACGGGGATAATGCCGGTGGCGGTGAGGATCAGAACTGGTCGGGTTTGGAAGGTGTGACGAGAGTGAACTCTCTTGTTCAGCTTCCTAGATTCTCCGAAGAGAGGCCGAGGCCataacgacgtcgttttgattgaTAGTCGGAGTTGTAACTTGTAACACTGCTGTGTTATGTTGTCTGAAAAATCAAGAAATgtgttctatttttattttttataagatTGGATAAAATCTTATTTATGATTCTTGCATATATTTTGGTCAGTTGAAATCCGTGTTACTTTTTCATGAGAATTAGCATTTGCATTTTACACcgtatctatactatattaaaacagcagttttcaattagaaattgatttcaaatcaatttgaaattgatttgaatggcaattttgataatacttttaatatgaaggttaaaaaaaaattattaacaccACTAACTAATTTCACACGTTCAcactaattcaacaaaatatattaattacttagaaaacactattcaaatatatttattcaatttgattttcttttaaattcatcaactttaatttataaaaaaatattcaatatggatgttaaattaaagataatgacgatatctataatttgatgtaaaaattataaaaaataaatttaaaaccaataagttattatagtttaaagtcaccaaataatttttttctctctcctctctcttctctcctctatcatctcctctctcatttcttattttttaaaattcacggttctttcattcctttttccatatttttttattttattttttatgtttttactatagatcagtattttttatattttactatttatatttttattatatcagtttaatgcaattacaatgatgaaacttatatttgttcattttagaaatctttagcttaaaaatatttttttaaaggtcaactttatattaatataaatttgtagataaataactaatatatagtatatcttaaaaatcgaatttttaagcttcaaaattactcattggaaaatcagtaattagagaaccattatcgattttctttaaaaataaaaaataaaagtaaattgaagagtttaattttttagtagcacatttatttaaatttactgaaattgtatacattttattttggaaaatgaacgacacatatctcatgttaaaccctttattttttcactttccaattgaaaaaaaaatgtatacattgtaactttattttaaaatttgagcataaacaaaatgacctcataaatatgcattcgaaaactatattaaactacagttatactatatgtaaataaatagttttgtacatcttagaatattatatgatccataatgatactcattatcatctatacttgcttttgatatttcataatttatttatttataaatttatacacattatcaattaaatcaattaattgctatttcaataattgaaaattcgaatgttttcagattgatatttttattgagattatattgtgaataatttattttttattgagatcatttatgtttatatttacttatatatatatatatatatatatatatatatattatgtttaacatttttatttatttatttaaattatcattcaatttcgatgatggtcgtgcatcgcacgagcgggcacatACTAGTTTATATAAAACTGATACCGGCTCAATtatcttatttataaaaataataaaaaaattaatgttaactgaatatattttaaattgaatattaaaaaatttaaaaaataaagtagaatttataataataaaatttgatattatgaaatgGTAAAagaaataagttaaaaaaaagtgaaagcGAAAGGACTATGATTGCAAACGAAAGTAGATGactattcaaaaaataaattagaaatacaTAGATCTAAAAATGAGAGGagttgaagaagaaaaaagtgttaataggcaaaaatgcccttttcttataaacacttgtaaaaatggcctttttcacttatgaaaaagggcatttttacaagtgtttataagaaaagggcattttgaTATgatcaatatattaaaaagataatCGAATctaaatctatatctatatctatatatattatataaaagagcagtctAACGGCTATATTTTCCCGCCACTACTCCCTCCAAAAGTTTAAAATTTGTGATTGAACgattttttagaaaattataatGACAGCTAACATTTT harbors:
- the LOC131012478 gene encoding probable protein phosphatase 2C 52; the protein is MGGCVSISSQSTCSSRSNGERISPSCLWIDMFRRKRSRRTFSDHATTLQHLSSVPNRIITNGRSSSSCIFTQQGRKGINQDAMIVWEDFMAEDVTFCGVFDGHGPHGHLVARKVRDTLPLKLSSFMNSSESKKNGSSANCCNGNVKSDVVDPVKDTPVEDRVESSWREAFLKAYKSMDKELRSHPNLDCFCSGSTAVSVIKQGQNLFIGNIGDSRAILGSKDSNDAMVAIQLTVDLKPDLPKEAERIKRCKGRVFALQDEPEVQRVWLPFDDAPGLAMARAFGDFCLKEYGVISIPEFSHRTLTDRDKFVVLASDGVWDVLSNEEVVEIVSSSPTRSSAARILVEHAAREWKAKYPTSKMDDCAVVCLFLDGKMDTESDYEEQGFSSATLQSNHSGNVVESDDGGQHPEPCLQRNFTVRSAEDNEHYSRVSVEADNGDNAGGGEDQNWSGLEGVTRVNSLVQLPRFSEERPRP